In Toxoplasma gondii ME49 chromosome VIII, whole genome shotgun sequence, a single genomic region encodes these proteins:
- a CDS encoding leucine rich repeat-containing protein (encoded by transcript TGME49_269270), with protein sequence MACLRASSCEVCSSAAGFRQQGDGMSVACGGNRHPPEVFDLRTDESSQESLSSTAATPEIYELEWHHRDSGNGVVSAAAEQKGMSVVVKLPVVSQNAEIEENLLQSQVTSSLLRSINMLTTDTVSLDAFLEFPQAFRNMVNLTIIQYEGLQLEAHRLDSLGYLPSLKQLHLKNCGLQNLDFLIAFVGGAPLEDIDVACNAISALPPRTAFTQVNHPHRIKQSQSQVTATKCPQKQSGAFPLSLRTLDLSGNAIEDVSSLEALAAFPSLEVLRLFGNKLNKDLAFNTSFISLLMSCPLLQHSVCDGLTYVSCPDTNQSFLTRNNAHFCKDSKSPRYKAGVGLPNEHSATLENAACDKERKDEQEPAADIPCDAITASGAQKISTGTDAQGNSKSHLVKNEHPECDVHAVAQRRIVTHQPEQRDTRTCFGLGLDSRLDTRELDSSAQHEQLLRRSSTAGQLSVAITSEMCDCPQADLEIIKKSKFDRGQHFRNSIVESGSSEAKRRSVSEGSRNLPPSQDVDQHRTRMSTRSAVERRPCRWPPPVSTSSFLRFFEEKERMAYVLRSDIPALLGMFHNSKVTEATLRSQQRQCYLATQQKDIQANAHFNRCKEHLARLQRARRAFISGLYRLSQTPGAANLYERTATAIAQLESLRQSLPAVSIPGATEHAILILQALLRLWQLEQLLISRFLTEAQQYLRCLAHLTKGHRELRSFDAACSATVAVQEYIQALLPRQGGSTSSWTAGSSRNHQTEDAQPCKTTCVGRVETESEGVAPVDYTFQPGPSWPENETKHGSPCSSSVSARDATEAVRQTSFRRSGSAVAYGGSRVPCSWTSQQRGSSYSGRTSFRLHVDSGGEHCFKDSHPQTETIKCLHLQGTMEMGASEARPQPASSPDTQHPTPTSPMRCVGETEQPFLRGGAHRRTNMLMSTRSSSGIIDNGVPICAENLTEENVTTDPPLAVFAALTGSRSISLPVAVTLSSEDEGVTLAHDTDTGGSCRDNSRRHTSQSRSAQRKMHFKLPGPSC encoded by the exons ATGGCGTGTCTTCGTGCTTCCTCCTGTGAAGTATGTAGTTCCGCAGCTGGCTTCAGGCAGCAAGGAGATGGCATGTCTGTTGCATGCGGAGGGAATCGACACCCTCCCGAAGTGTTCGACCTTCGAACAGATGAATCAAGTCAAGAAAGTCTTAGTTCTACAGCAGCGACTCCTGAGATCTATGAGCTGGAGTGGCAtcacagagacagcggaaatGGAGTGGTATCTGCAGCAGCCGAGCAAAAAGGCATGTCTGTCGTAGTCAAGCTGCCTGTTGTTTCCCAGAATGCCGAAATTGAGGAGAATTTGCTGCAGTCTCAGGTGACCAGTAGCTTGTTGAGAAGCATTAACATGCTAACAACCGACACTGTGAGCCTCGAcgcttttctcgagttccctCAAGCTTTCCGAAATATGGTTAACCTCACCATCATTCAATACGAAGGACTGCAGTTGGAGGCTCACCGGCTTGATTCTCTGGGGTACCTTCCATCCCTAAAACAGTTGCACTTGAAAAACTGTGGCCTACAGAACTTGGATTTTCTAATTGCGTTTGTTGGCGGCGCACCTCTGGAAGATATTGATGTTGCCTGTAACGCTATTAGTGCGCTCCCGCCTAGGACAGCCTTCACACAAGTCAACCATCCACATAGAATCAAGCAATCACAAAGCCAGGTCACTGCAACGAAGTGCCCTCAGAAACAAAGCGGAGCGTTTCCTCTATCGCTGCGTACTCTCGACCTCTCCGGCAACGCGATTGAGGACGTGAGCTCACTAGAGGCATTAGCCGCGTTCCCCAGTCTTGAAGTTCTGCGACTTTTTGGGAACAAGTTGAACAAAGACCTCGCCTTTAACACTTCGTTCATAAGCTTGCTGATGAGCTGCCCGCTGCTTCAGCACTCTGTTTGTGACGGGCTCACTTACGTCAGCTGCCCAGACACAAACCAGTCGTTTCTGACCAGAAACAACGCGCATTTTTGTAAAGACTCGAAGTCACCTAGATACAAAGCTGGTGTCGGTCTACCAAATGAGCACTCAGCGACTCTCGAGAACGCAGCATGCGACAAAGAACGCAAGGACGAGCAAGAGCCTGCTGCCGACATTCCCTGTGATGCGATCACAGCTTCAGGCGCTCAAAAGATTTCGACTGGAACCGACGCACAAGGAAACAGCAAAAGCCATCTCGTGAAAAACGAGCACCCAGAGTGTGACGTCCATGCGGTAGCGCAGCGACGGATCGTCACTCACCAACCCGAGCAGAGAGATACCAGAACTTGTTTTG GCCTGGGTTTGGACAGTAGGCTCGATACTCGAGAATTGGACTCTTCGGCGCAGCACGAGCAACTTCTTCGGCGATCGTCTACAGCTGGTCAGCTCAGTGTTGCGATTACCTCAGAGATGTGTGACTGCCCTCAAGCGGATCTTGAGATCATAAAGAAGTCCAAGTTTGACCGAGGCCAGCACTTTCGTAACAGTATTGTCGAAAGCGGCTCAAgtgaagcgaagaggagatcTGTGTCTGAGGGGAGCAGAAACCTTCCACCGAGCCAAGACGTAGACCAACACCGTACCCGGATGAGCACACGTTCAGCTGTCGAGCGTCGCCCCTGTAGGTGGCCACCGCCGGTATCTACCAGCTCGTTCCTAAGGTTtttcgaggagaaagagaggatgGCATACGTCTTGCGATCTGATATCCCAGCCCTTCTCGGTATGTTCCACAATAGCAAAGTCACCGAGGCCACTCTTCGTTCTCAGCAGCGACAGTGTTACTTAGCTACACAACAAAAAGACATCCAGGCAAACGCTCATTTCAACAGGTGCAAAGAGCACCTCGCCAGGCTGCAGAGAGCTAGGCGAGCCTTCATTTCTGGACTTTACCGCCTTAGTCAAACCCCCGGAGCTGCTAACCTCTATGAACGGACGGCGACAGCTATTGCGCAACTGGAAAGCCTCCGGCAGAGCCTACCAGCCGTTAGCATTCCTGGGGCCACCGAACACGCCATCCTTATTTTGCAG GCACTTTTACGTCTTTGGCAACTCGAACAGCTCCTCATTAGTCGTTTTCTCACTGAAGCACAACAGTATCTGCGGTGCTTGGCACACCTGACAaaaggacacagagaactTCGATCATTTGACGCTGCGTGCTCCGCCACGGTGGCAGTTCAAGAGTACATTCAAGCCTTGCTTCCAAGGCAAGGTGGCTCCACCTCATCCTGGACGGCCGGGAGTTCAAGAAATCACCAAACAGAAGACGCACAGCCCTGTAAGACGACATGTGTGGGTAGAGTGGAGACCGAAAGTGAGGGGGTGGCTCCAGTCGACTATACGTTTCAGCCAGGTCCCAGTTGGcctgaaaacgaaacaaaACACGGATCTCCGTGCTCTTCGTCAGTTTCGGCTCGTGATGCCACGGAAGCTGTTAGACAAACCAGTTTTAGGAGGAGTGGGTCTGCAGTGGCATATGGTGGATCTCGTGTTCCCTGTTCATGGACAAGCCAACAACGTGGCTCTTCTTACTCCGGACGAACGTCGTTTCGCCTCCACGTGGACAGTGGCGGCGAGCACTGCTTCAAGGATTCCCATCCTCAGACAGAAACGATCAAGTGTTTG CATCTTCAGGGTACCATGGAAATGGGCGCAAGTGAGGCCCGTCCGCAGCCTGCATCCAGTCCGGATACCCAGCATCCCACACCAACTTCCCCAATGCGCTGTgttggagagacagagcaacCCTTCCTTCGCGGCGGAGCTCACAGGCGCACGAATATGCTGATGTCGACCCGCTCATCCTCTGGTATCATTGATAACGGGGTCCCGATCTGTGCAGAAAATCTCACTGAAGAAAACGTAACGACAGATCCCCCACTAGCCGTTTTCGCTGCCCTAACAGGTAGCAGAAGCATTTCATTGCCTGTTGCCGTCACTTTATCAAGCGAAGATGAAGGAGTAACTCTTGCACATGACACCGATACCGGAGGCAGTTGCCGCGATAACTCCCGAAGACACACTTCTCAG AGTCGTTCAGCACAAAGAAAAATGCATTTTAAGTTGCCAGGACCTTCCTGTTAA
- a CDS encoding hypothetical protein (encoded by transcript TGME49_269280) gives MPEMNKLNGSHGDGAATSGHKARAIQDDFDNAAAILKRKLAEELADLRAATKQLSTEESRKAALDERFASLMLEKDALTIDITELQRRRSIVASDTKEREHVMREIVVHLDKLPDRTEDASVKCANRKAIGT, from the exons ATGCCAGAAATGAACAAGTTGAATGGCAGCCACGGCGACGGTGCCG CAACCTCTGGTCACAAGGCTCGAGCTATACAAGACGACTTTGATAACGCTGCGGCAATTTTGAAACGGAAACTTGCAGAAGAGCTTGCAGATTTGCGGGCAGCGACAAAGCAA CTGAGTACTGAGGAGAGTCGGAAAGCTGCATTAGATGAACGTTTTGCTTCGCTTATGCTGGAGAAAGATGCTTTGACTATTGACATCACCGAGCTACAAAGAAGACGCTCGATT GTGGCATCGGACACTAAGGAGCGCGAGCATGTAATGCGGGAAATCGTTGTGCACCTAGATAAACTTCCTGACAGAACCGAGGATGCCTCTGTGAAATGTGCCAACCGAAAGGCGATAGGAACATGA
- a CDS encoding Mov34/MPN/PAD-1 family protein (encoded by transcript TGME49_269250), with protein sequence MSENSSKTAAAASGEPQLDSLSSFASVAGLVASKTVVVHPIVLLSVVDHYNRVARGTSRRVVGTLLGEISDGEIHVTNSFALPFEEDPKDPNVWYLDRNYHEHLYHMFKKVNTRERVLGWYSTGPQVRMTDLEIHEIFRRYTPNPVYVIVDINPKDSVVPTKAYYSFEQPTSDRTFRRTFVHVASTIGALEAEEVGVEHLLRDLKNASTSTLATRVADKLSALKLLIGKIQEIYAYLQDAANKKIVANPNIMYTIQDIFNLLPDLSDPELIEAFTIQANDTMLNLYLGSVVRSVLALHNLINNKVENKRASEEKKEKKEDEETGETKKEAGTDTKKGEKESSQ encoded by the exons ATGAGCGAGAACTCGTCGAAAACGGCTGCTGCGGCAAGCGGCGAGCCGCAGCTCGAttccctttcctcgtttGCCTCTGTTGCCGGCCTCGTAGCCAGCAAAACT GTCGTCGTACACCCTAtcgtcctcctctccgtcgtgGACCACTACAACCGTGTCGCTCGAG GGACGAGCAGGCGAGTCGTAGGCACGCTGTTGGGGGAGATCTCCGATGGAGAAATTCACGTGACGAACAGTTTCGCACTGCCTTTTGAGGAAGACCCGAAAGATCCGAATGTGTGGTATTTGGACCGAAACTACCACGAACATCTCTACCACATGTTCAAGAAG GTCAACACACGCGAGAGAGTTCTCGGCTGGTACAGCACCGGCCCTCAGGTCCGCATGACGGACTTGGAAATCCACGAAATCTTCAGACGATACACCCCAAATCCGGTGTATGTCATCGTTGACATCAACCCAAAA GACTCCGTCGTCCCCACAAAGGCTTACTACTCTTTCGAGCAGCCGACAAGCGACCGAACTTTCCGCAGAACGTTTGTCCACGTTGCTTCCACGATCG GCGCCctggaagcggaggaagTTGGCGTGGAGCATCTTTTGAGGGATCTGAAAAACGCTTCGACTTCCACTCTCGCCACACGC GTTGCCGACAAACTGTCTGCTCTGAAGTTGTTGATTGGAAAGATCCAGGAGATCTACGCGTACCTCCAGGATGCAGCGAACAAGAAAATTGTCGCGAACCCGAACATCATGTACACCATCCAG GATATCTTCAACTTGCTCCCCGACTTGAGCGATCCGGAGCTTATCGAAGCCTTTACCATTCAGGCCAATGACACGATGCTGAATCTCTATCTGG GCAGCGTAGTGCGCTCCGTGCTGGCCCTGCATAACCTCATCAACAACAAAGTGGAGAACAAGCGAgccagcgaggagaagaaagagaagaag gaagacgaagagacaggagagacgaagaaggaagcaggcactgacacgaagaagggagaaaaagagagctCACAATGA
- a CDS encoding hypothetical protein (encoded by transcript TGME49_269260~Predicted trans-membrane domain (TMHMM2.0):427-450:459-482:488-511:560-583:589-612), with translation MPVTSLPSRKMSSRRRHGDSDDEDFSTSVQQRRPTPVREEEEETELTSSVEDDDSDDGVNDPASRTDLYPSVSRQFPRDTGSPVMSHHGGSLQLWRLSSGSSGTSQTPESIGQNPRVWSGPHSAATKGISTRYTTVFAGSRQADGGETPRRGESPTEDALQLRGTKVPLPAPSSDSNGSGEWRSARGAHTLRGFAGEVSPRRMQRARSPDLDAVSARGHLESLASSSPVDDWRQGSAATHQAPLTGFSRQAIRSQWWSRANEGEPQVLRHVFEELCSDEYEKDDSKPLACCGFCPLIVTRKGWKSLFSVFWQDYNFDLLMRDYILEFPQRQNHESTRAPSYDVGPPSNTMFSAGRAASQHRGQLRHVGTMAEQYAGRVAQFSKDPDSGIKHKTAARRLTTGYPFVTFRYRALNHAYDYLLGQVVPVKVIWATALTIVGQVLLSVFQLLVARDRAGLFADVVIRAGVCLGLLTVLFVFPLFARFRCRAEVIVTSLASCFFVFCCIFETWQMIGGRTGLSEPLSQQERNATVGCVDLNYEGNNFFEVLVVVVLTATSVRTSLLFYVHMAAILNVVFPCVIKCAIISGGLARLSTATEGYFNLCTILVAMYMGYYKEVSHRLAFYSWYCAKYRICPAGGTRKLSNMATMSR, from the exons ATGCCGGTCACAAGTCTTCCGTCGCGGAAGATGTCGAGCCGCCGGCGGCACGGTGACTCCGACGACGAGGATTTCTCCACTTCGGTGCAGCAGCGACGGCCTACACCCGTgcgggaggaggaagaagagacagagctgACTAGCAGCGTGGAAGACGACGATTCCGACGATGGCGTGAACGATCCCGCGTCTCGGACGGATCTTTACCCCTCTGTAAGCCGCCAGTTTCCTAGAGACACAGGCTCCCCCGTCATGTCTCATCACGGTGGCTCGCTGCAGCTCTGGCGCCTTTCCTCGGGGTCGTCTGGAACATCGCAAACCCCCGAGTCCATAGGGCAGAACCCGAGGGTGTGGAGCGGCCCTCATTCGGCTGCAACGAAGGGCATCTCAACGCGCTACACAACTGTTTTTGCGGGAAGCCGCCAAGCAGACgggggagagacgccgaggcgTGGCGAGTCGCCTACGGAGGACGCTCTGCAGCTCAGGGGGACTAAGGTACCCCTCCCTGCACCGTCGAGCGACTCAAACGGCAGCGGTGAGTGGCGGTCTGCGCGAGGGGCGCACACACTCCGAGGCTTCGCAGGTGAAGTGTCTCcacgccgcatgcagcgggcGCGCAGCCCAGACTTAGACGCGGTTTCTGCACGCGGTCACCTAGAATCGCTCGCTTCCAGTTCCCCGGTCGATGACTGGCGACAGGGCAGCGCTGCGACTCACCAGGCGCCTTTGACCGGCTTCAGCCGGCAGGCCATCCGGAGCCAGTGGTGGAGCCGAgcgaacgaaggagagcCGCAAGTGCTGCGGCACGTTTTTGAGGAGCTGTGCTCCGACGAAtacgagaaagacgacagcAAGCCGCTGGCATGTTGCGGCTTCTGTCCACTCATCGTCACCCGAAAAGGCTGGAAATCGTTGTTCTCAGTCTTCTGGCAAGACTACAACTTCGACCTACTCATGCGCGACTACATACTGGAGTTCCCACAGCGACAGAACCACGAGTCAACCCGCGCACCAA GTTATGATGTGGGACCGCCAAGCAATACCATGTTTTCTGCCGGTCGAGCGGCCTCGCAGCATCGAGGGCAGCTCAGACATGTCGGCACAATGGCTGAACAGTATGCTGGAAGGGTTGCCCAGTTCTCGAAGGATCCGGATTCAGGGATCAAACACAAGACAGCCGCGCGTCGGCTTACAACGGGATATCCGTTCGTCACTTTTCGATACAGAGCCCTTAATCACGCATACGACTATCTTCTCGGCCAAGTTGTCCCAGTGAAGGTGATTTGGGCAACGGCGTTAACTATAGTTGGACAAGTGCTTCTGTCCGTGTTCCAGCTGCTTGTTGCTCGGGACCGCGCAGGCCTTTTC GCCGACGTTGTCATACGAGCTGGCGTCTGTCTGGGATTACTGACGgtccttttcgtcttccccctGTTCGCGCGGTTCCGTTGTCGAGCGGAAGTGATTGTGACGTCTTTGGCGTCTTGCTTCTTTGTGTTTTGCTGCATTTTTGAAACGTGGCAAATGATCGGAGGACGGACAGGCCTATCGGAGCCTCTGTCACagcaagagaggaacgcCACGGTGGGCTGCGTGGACCTCAACTACGAAGGCAACAATTTTTTTGAAGTTCTTGTAGTAGTTGTTCTAACGGCCACCTCAGTACGTACCAGTTTGCTGTTCTACGTGCACATGGCGGCTATTCTGAACGTGGTTTTCCCGTGCGTGATCAAGTGTGCCATCATCAGTGGAGGTTTAGCTAGACTGTCTACGGCAACTGAGGGATACTTCAACCTCTGCACCATTCTTGTTGCTATGTATATGGGATACTACAAAGAAGTCAGCCATCGCCTGGCGTTCTATAGCTGGTATTGCGCGAAGTACAGAATATGCCCGGCAGGGGGAACCCGAAAGCTTTCAAACATGGCTACCATGTCGCGGTAA